The Lolium perenne isolate Kyuss_39 chromosome 6, Kyuss_2.0, whole genome shotgun sequence genome segment TGCTTCTGGGAGCAGGTCGGGGTGAAGGCGCCCGGGACGGCGAAGAGCACGGCCTTCTTCCCCGCCGTCAGCTCGCCCACCGTCACCGTCTTCAGCTCGCCGTCGGCCGGGTCGAAGAAGGAGAGCGTGGCGTCGGGGAGCTTGTCGCCGACCGCGATGGTGGCCACGACCGGGGCGGCCGACGCCGCGGCGGACGCCGCGAACCTCCTCGCccccggagcggcggcggcgcggaggtggTGGGACTGGGTGGCGAGGCGGCGGGAAGCGAAGGAGAGCGACGGGGAGGAGAGCACGAAGCGCCTGCCGGCGGTGGCCGCGGCCGCGGAGGAGAGGGTGGAGAGCGAGGCGGTGGCCATGGATcgagggaggaggaggcggcggcgatgTGTTCGAGGTAATGCTATCTGTTGTGTTCGGCCTTGGGGAGAGCGTTGGGGTTTGGGTTTTGGATGGAACGGACGGACGGCCCGGGTGCAGACAGACTTGATAGAGATTTTGGTTGGTTGGTGGCTCGTTACGTTCGATGCGGGAGAGGAACGGGTGGATGACGTGCTGTCGCGCTGGATTAGGCTGGCGGCCCAAAATATTTGGGAGAGGCTGGACGCAGGTGTTATTTGGGTTCTCATACTATTTATCAGCAGGCTTTCACTTCCTGACGGCCTGTCTAAACTGCAGGTGGTGGCCCAGTCGCTCAGAATGGGCCTAAAGCACTGCCCCGTCTTGCCTAAGAAAGCAAAGAGGTTTTTAATTTGACATTTGTTGGTTGAAACATGAGGATTTCATGCTCAAAATGGATGaagtaggggggggggggggggggggatatttGGCAATTAGCTGAGTCTATTGATATTATGAATATTAAGATTAAGAGATTTAAGAACTATTTTAAAGGATGGGGTCCAGTTGGTTTACAAATGAAGACACATAAAGATGAGTTGCAATGTGAACTTGAATCCTTGGAGAGTTTTGAGGAAAGTACAAATTTATTGCCACTTGAGTTTTTGAGTAAAAAATACTATTCAAGCGGAAGGAGGAAGATTACTCGCATCAGACATCACATGCCAGGTGGTGGCTATTGCAAGGAGACCAGAATACTTCCTATTTTCATAAATTGCTAATGGCGGGAAACGTAAGAATACAACGCATTCATAGATGATCAAGGGGTTTTACGTGAGGGGACTGAAAACCTATTAAAGCATGCAATATCTTAAGGGATCTATTCGGTCCTTCTCCTTGTGATGTGTTCAATATTTTCCTTCTTTATGCATTGCGACTGAAATTTaggatgataatgataatgatgattCGAATAGACCTTTTGCAGTTGAGGAAGTAAAAGATCCCTTTTCTCTATTAATGTTAAAAGAGCCCTAGGCCTTGATGAATTACCAATTGAGATTTTATCAATCTTGTCGTGATATTATCAACTATGATGTTATGAACCTTTTTTTATAGCTTTTATGTTGATCCTTTGGATGTGCAGAGGCTAAACTATGGCAATATCATTTTGCTTCCTAAAATCGCGGAGGCCAATAAAATTGAACAATTTATACTTGTCTGTCTACTTAGATGCATTtataagttacagagtccgggagggtttccaactcatcccgcaagattacaaatattatctcctaatacaactctagctttccttaataacaacttgggcttccgattcttcttactcttctagtcgtgggccttcagtaaaccccgggtactatcttcggcaggcccattgggggtgcCTATGTCACTAAGACTATGACTCTGAGATTGGAGACATGTGCGAAAAAAATAATAAGTGCGCAACAAAATGCTTTcataaaaatagaaacatagtGGGTGTGGTTTTTATTTCACGAGATTATGCCTCATGTGCATGTCAAGATGCAAGTAGTAGGCATTATCTTGAAGATCAACTTCGAGAAAGCTTTCGGCGATGTAAGTGGGACTTTCTGCTTAATTGCTTTCGAGTGTGAGGTTTAAATCTATTTTCTAGTTGTGGGTGAGGCAAATTTTGCATAATAGATTTTTTAGTGCTAAGATCAATGATGAGATTGGCGATTATTTCCAAAGTTCCAAGGTTGTGAGGCAAGTATATCCCATGCCCCCTATCATGTTTAATATGGTTGGTGTTTTTTGAACTAAAATAGTTTTAAATGCTCAAAGAGATGGGCTTTCTTTTTTCCTGGCTCCTGATTTTGTGGAAAATTAAGTAGCTATTTTACAACATGCACAGTACGCTATGTTGGGTATCTCTCATGATCGTGAGAAAGTTCCGAACTTCAAACTCTTGCTATATATGTTTGAATTAATGTCAGGTTTAAAGATAAATTTTCTGAAAGGTGAACTATTTGTTGTTGGTCGTGGTAATAGTATAGCAAAGTTTTGTTCTCATCTCTTCAATTCTCAAGATGGAAATTCTCCAATGAAATACTTGGGAGTACCTATGACATTTGCAAACTTGACGAACATGGATTGGGATTTCCTTGATGCTAAATTCTTGAAAAAtagaagcatggatctgtgatgcaGCTACATCTGGTGCTAGCCTAACTTCGCTAGATGCTTGCTTATCTGGCATCTCTTCTTACTATATGTCTATGTTCCTACTGAACCTAACGTGTATTGAGAAGTTGAATAAGCATAGACAAAGATTCTTTTGGGCCGctaagaaaaagaagagaaaATATCATATGTGAGATGATCTAGAAACAAAGGTGGTATTGCTGTGAAGGATCTGAGGAAACATACTATTTGTTATGTAAGTGGTGATGGAAATTATACACTCAACATGGAATTTGGCAAAAAATTGTTAAGGATAAATATCTAAGGAATAAAACAGAAGGTAATGTTAAGGCTAGGAAGTCTGCACATGTATGTGTGTCTTATCCATTATTGTTTAATGTGTGTCATTCCTAGGGTTGTACTTTTGAGAATGTGTTAAGCTGCAATTTTATTACCCCTTTTCGAAGAAGGTTACTTCTTGTGTTGCAAGAAAAGTGGGACTATATATAGGCAAATCGACTAGCCTAATCTGTCCGATGGTATTGCCTAGAACATTGCCACgaaaaagtggttttctaccttTGTGTATCAGTTGTTGGAAAAATGTATTGTTAGGTCACATAAAAATAGATTTGGAAAGCAAAAAATCCCTCTTGAGATAATTTTTGTGGCAATTATTGTCTCAGGATGCTATCCTCACAAGGGATATTTTTTTGGCATGTATCTCCTTTGTGCTCTTCTTGTGGTCAAAATGAATCTCCTACTCACCTTTTCTTTACATGCTTTCATGCAAGAGtgctttgggggggggggggggggggtaggatCTATGTTCAAAGCTATTGTTTGTCCAAAAACTCTTTGGCAGAGCATTGCTTTCTTACATTCCTTTTCCCCACATGGGGAGACATGTCATATGTTGCTTCTAGGTGCAATTTTTGGGGTATTCCGCGAAAAGCATGCCCGCAAGTCAGTGGCTGGGCTGGTACGTCCTGCACGGTTAAAAGGGGACGCTAGCAAAGGACGGCCGAGACCATATGACCAGTGTTCAGATGTCCATCCAACGGCCAGGAGAGCTCGATCGAAGAAATGAATGGCTCAGAATGCGCTACGTCGACAGAATGGACAGCCAGGATTCAGGTGGCCTGGATTGAGGCC includes the following:
- the LOC127307535 gene encoding peroxiredoxin-2E-2, chloroplastic, giving the protein MATASLSTLSSAAAATAGRRFVLSSPSLSFASRRLATQSHHLRAAAAPGARRFAASAAASAAPVVATIAVGDKLPDATLSFFDPADGELKTVTVGELTAGKKAVLFAVPGAFTPTCSQKHLPGFVEKAGELRAKGVDTVACVSVNDAFVMKAWKESLGLGDDVLLLSDGNLELTRALGVEMDLSDKPMGLGVRSRRYALLADDGVVKVLNLEEGGAFTTSSAEDMLNAL